A stretch of DNA from Sugiyamaella lignohabitans strain CBS 10342 chromosome B, complete sequence:
TGAAATTCCATTTcctatttttttggttggtCCACCTCCAGATGATAACCGGGTTTCGATAGCTTGTATAGTTGTAGGAGGGAATATGCTTCTCTGCTTCAGAACGTCCACCAGTCGTCGAAGCTTATTTTGAGTGGATGGCGTGAGGTGTTTATAAGATTCACCTATAGCATCTGGAAAGACATTTGCAAATGCATTCACGAATTCatccttttttttggctcgAGATTGTTGAACAACCTCATTTGCCAAGTAAAAGAGACCTAGTTTACGGTTTTCAGGTGCTAGAGTGAGTTAGTACACATGACACTTCAAATATGCAAACAATTGACATTTTACTTTTAGTTTAGTTGATAGTATATCTTGACGTTACATACCTTGAGCTAGATATTTGTACCAAGCCACGGCAGCCTGATCAGCATGTCTTCTGTGGAACAGAATCCATTGAGATATCTTGACGATAGACTCTTGCGTCTCGTTAACCGCCATCAGCTTGGTTAATAACACATCTTCTGAAAAGGACATATTCGTAAGAACTGTAGGTGCCCTTGTCCAACTTTATATGCCAATTGAGAAGAACAACTACGGAGTAGTTGGGTATCGCGGTGTAAGAGTTTCGCGTTCGTCGATGAACTACACACATGTAATACTGATAAATTGTACAGTACATATGCAAATCCGGGTAACAGACCGCCATATGCCAAGTTGTTAACTTGTTGCCGCTGTTTACAGATAAATAGACCGAAGATTACGAACGCAGCCTGAGGTATATTTACACAAGAATTGAGTTACAATGTCCAATTTCCCGTCACTTGAAGAGATTGATGAAGGCTTAGTGTCTACCGAGACTCCTAGCGAGTTTCAAAACGATGATTTCCTTGCCCGAGAAAAGGCTGTGCTAGgtgaagatgctgaagcATTCACATCCACCGATGGCCCTGGGGCTGACGAAGCAGTTATTGGCTTCGAAACTTCTTTCCCTCCTTTGGAATCCGTAAGTATTTGTGGCAGCTTGTACTTGATACTAGGTGGTTGTCGCCTAATTGTCTAAATCTGTAGCTCTAGCT
This window harbors:
- the clc1 gene encoding clathrin light chain, coding for MSNFPSLEEIDEGLVSTETPSEFQNDDFLAREKAVLGEDAEAFTSTDGPGADEAVIGFETSFPPLESVSICGSLYLILGGCRLIV